One window of Triticum dicoccoides isolate Atlit2015 ecotype Zavitan chromosome 5A, WEW_v2.0, whole genome shotgun sequence genomic DNA carries:
- the LOC119304134 gene encoding SUMO-conjugating enzyme SCE1 yields MSSGGIARGRLAEERKAWRKNHPHGFVAKPETLGDGTVNLMVWHCTIPGKQGTDWEGGYFPLTLHFSEDYPSKPPKCKFPTNFFHPNVYPSGTVCLSILNEDSGWRPAITVKQILVGIQDLLDQPNPADPAQTDGYHLFIQDPAEYKRRVRVQAKQYPALV; encoded by the exons atgtcttCCGGTGGGATCGCGCGCGGCCGCCTCGCCGAGGAGCGCAAGGCCTGGCGGAAGAACCACCCCCAC GGCTTCGTCGCCAAGCCGGAGACGCTGGGCGACGGCACGGTCAACCTCATGGTCTGGCACTGCACCATCCCCGGCAAGCAAGGG ACTGATTGGGAAGGTGGATACTTCCCTCTCACCCTTCATTTCAGCGAGGATTACCCCAGCAAGCCTCCCAAGTGCAAGTTCCCTACGAACTTCTTCCACCCGAATGTCTACCCTTCGGGGACAGTCTGCCTTTCAATCCTCAATGAGGACAGC GGCTGGAGACCTGCTATTACTGTGAAGCAAATCCTTGTTGGAATTCAGGACTTGCTTGATCAGCCAAACCCGGCTGACCCTGCCCAGACTGATGGTTATCACCTTTTCATCCAG GATCCAGCTGAGTACAAGAGGCGTGTTCGGGTGCAGGCAAAGCAGTATCCCGCATTGGTCTGA
- the LOC119300444 gene encoding LOB domain-containing protein 24-like produces the protein MHEEDQEGGGRRCAACKYLRRRCAHDCVLAPYFPASHPHRYASVHRVFGASNVARLLQSLPVDERAQAAETMAMEAQWRVEDPVYGCTGIISQLQEEIQATQCELARTRAQLAIVPAHGAQLQGSTVALPPPPQPQRDDGHRVPISQMQGLGEAVPLLDPDEFLDLDGI, from the exons ATGCACGAGGAAGACCAGGAAGGCGGCGGCAGGAGGTGCGCGGCGTGCAAGTACCTGCGCCGGCGGTGCGCCCACGACTGCGTGCTCGCCCCCTACTTCCCGGCGTCGCACCCCCACCGCTACGCCTCCGTCCACCGGGTCTTCGGCGCCAGCAACGTCGCGAGGTTGCTCCAG AGCTTGCCGGTGGACGAGAGAGCTCAGGCGGCGGAGACGATGGCGATGGAGGCGCAGTGGCGGGTGGAGGACCCGGTGTATGGATGCACCGGGATCATCAGCCAGCTGCAGGAGGAGATTCAGGCCACGCAGTGCGAGCTCGCCAGGACGCGGGCGCAGCTCGCCATCGTCCCCGCGCACGGTGCGCAGCTGCAGGGTTCCACGGTTGctcttccgccgccgccgcagccgcagcgTGACGACGGCCACCGCGTCCCAATCTCGCAGATGCAAGGGCTGGGAGAGGCGGTGCCGTTGCTTGACCCGGACGAGTTCCTAGATCTCGACGGGATTTGA